In Providencia zhijiangensis, a single window of DNA contains:
- a CDS encoding virulence RhuM family protein, giving the protein MTDNIPQAPHGEFVLFTSADGQTRVECRFESDTLWLSQAAMAELYDKDVRTINEHLINIYNEGELVQNATIRKFRIVRLEGTRQVSRKIDHYNLDAILSVGYRVRSQRGTQFRQWATKILKEYLIKGFAMDDERLKNPPVGHSAVPDYFDEMLERIRDIRASERRVYLRVKEIFTMAADYEPSNQDTNRFFQTIQNKLHYACTHMTAAELIASRVDASKPDMGLTSYKGDEVRKTDVTIAKNYLREDEIKELNRIVNMWLDFAEDQALRRKQVFLKDWADKLDQFLSFNDRDVLSGAGKITKKDADDKAKLEFDRFAQQRRRLKEAEGSRANIAALKAILKKDK; this is encoded by the coding sequence ATGACAGATAATATCCCCCAAGCTCCTCATGGTGAGTTTGTTCTTTTCACCAGTGCTGACGGTCAAACCCGCGTTGAGTGTCGTTTTGAGTCGGACACGTTGTGGCTTTCTCAGGCTGCAATGGCTGAGCTTTATGATAAAGACGTTCGCACAATCAATGAGCATCTAATCAATATCTACAACGAAGGTGAGCTTGTACAAAACGCAACCATCCGGAAATTCCGGATAGTTCGATTGGAAGGTACTCGCCAAGTATCTCGCAAGATCGACCACTACAATCTCGATGCCATTCTGTCTGTTGGCTACAGAGTTCGTTCGCAACGTGGAACACAGTTCCGCCAATGGGCAACGAAAATCCTGAAAGAATACCTGATCAAGGGATTTGCCATGGATGACGAGCGCCTCAAAAATCCACCCGTTGGTCACTCTGCGGTGCCTGACTACTTTGACGAGATGCTTGAACGCATTCGCGATATCCGAGCCAGTGAGCGTCGTGTTTATCTGCGAGTTAAAGAAATCTTTACCATGGCAGCCGATTACGAGCCATCCAACCAAGATACTAATCGCTTCTTTCAAACCATTCAGAACAAGCTGCATTATGCCTGTACGCACATGACGGCTGCTGAGCTGATTGCTAGCCGTGTGGATGCCAGTAAGCCAGATATGGGGCTAACCAGCTATAAAGGCGATGAAGTGCGTAAGACCGATGTCACCATCGCCAAAAACTATCTGCGTGAAGACGAAATCAAAGAGCTTAACCGCATCGTCAATATGTGGCTCGACTTTGCTGAAGACCAAGCGCTTCGCCGCAAACAGGTATTTCTAAAGGACTGGGCCGATAAGCTAGACCAGTTTTTAAGTTTTAATGATCGGGACGTATTAAGCGGAGCGGGGAAAATTACCAAGAAAGACGCAGATGATAAGGCGAAATTAGAGTTTGATCGCTTTGCCCAGCAACGCCGCCGTTTGAAAGAAGCTGAAGGTTCACGGGCCAATATTGCAGCACTCAAGGCTATACTCAAAAAAGATAAATAG